From a single Miscanthus floridulus cultivar M001 chromosome 8, ASM1932011v1, whole genome shotgun sequence genomic region:
- the LOC136474259 gene encoding formin-like protein 18, whose amino-acid sequence MESRRHHQRSRSARGPPPLPPLHQPHPRHHPPPHHRQNPSHSPAAASFVYRPHQPMEDDAISTLMDIDDSPLSAAGAGFLDEEDGEGEMFLAPHRAGRGGGGEGRGPLLFSGFFNSFDGADFDDDDLA is encoded by the coding sequence ATGGAGTCGCGTCGCCATCACCAGAGGTCCCGCAGCGCACGCGGGCCACCCCCGCTGCCGCCCCTACACCAGCCCCACCCTCGCCACCACCCACCCCCGCACCACCGCCAAAACCCTAGCCactcccccgccgccgcctccttcgtCTACCGTCCGCACCAGCCCATGGAGGACGACGCCATCTCGACGCTCATGGACATCGACGACTCGCCGCTCAGCGCCGCGGGGGCCGGGTTCCTTGACGAGGAGGACGGGGAGGGGGAGATGTTCCTCGCCCCGCACCGCGCgggccgcggcggcggtggcgagggCCGCGGGCCCCTCCTCTTCTCCGGGTTCTTCAACAGCTTCGACGGCGCCGACTTCGACGACGACGACCTCGCTTGA